The Calliopsis andreniformis isolate RMS-2024a chromosome 5, iyCalAndr_principal, whole genome shotgun sequence nucleotide sequence GTCAATTTACCTTGAGAGATATGTATGAACAATTTCAGAATATTATGAAAATGGGTCCATTTTCTCAGTTAATGGTAAGTACTACTGCCTTTAGGAATATGTTTTTACAGAAAACACATGTTTCACatcaatataaatgaaatattttctaaatagGGAATGATTCCTGGGTTTAGTCAAGATTTTATGTCCAAAGGTACAGAACAGGAATCTATGGCGAGATTAAAACGTTTAATGACCATTATGGACAGCATGAACGACACAGGTTATTTTTACAATTTAAATAACAAATATTATTAAGTTTTAAACTTATATGCCAATGACTAATTACTAAACTTCAACTCTTAATAATTCTTTGATTATAGTTCCATAATATCAGTGTGCATTATTGTGTGCATCTAAGTCATTGTTTTATTTCTGTTTATTTCTTAGACACGTTTTATACTGCTATTGGgttgttttattaaatttattcatattaattttttttagtttAATAACTGTATACTTCGAATAAAAAGCTATCAGTTAATCACACTCGAAAAAAAGCTACATAAGAATAAGAATACTAATAGTCCTAATAATTATAGAATTGGACAACAGAGATGGGGCAAAACTGTTCAGTAAACAACCAGGTAGGATAGTAAGAGTAGCGCAAGGTTCTGGCGTGACTGAAAAAGAAGTTAAGGATTTAATTACACAATATACGAAATTCGCGGCTGTTGTGAAAAAGATGGGTGGTATCAAGGGCCTATTTAAAGCAGGAGATATGACTAAAAATGTTAATTCAACACAAATGGCAAAATTGAATCATCAAATGGCAAAAATGATGGATCCAAGAGTTTTACATCAAATGGGTAAGTTATTTAtggataataataatataggggaaatataaaatttttaatttttgttaaaGATGTGCTAGATATGTTTAAATGATAAAAAAtggaattatttaatttattatgtatcttttcaaattttctttaGGTGGTATGCCAGGATTACAAAATATTATGAAGCAACTTCAACAAGGTGCTGCTGGCGGACTTGGAAATTTAATGGGTGGTTTTGGTGGAAAATCGTGAAAAAATTTGTAGGGACCTATACTTCCTGTTTtcaataaaatttcttattaaACATCAATCACTGAGGAAAGAATGGGGAGAATTTTAAAGCTCTGAAGTTTTGTTGAAGATAATCTCTTCAAAGAGACAAGAAAAAGTTAGGAGAAATATGTTTAGAGATTTCCTCAacatgaaaaaaataaaaactgaatTTCTTTACCATATATGTACACCTCGTAATATATTTCATATTTCCTATATGTATCAATCCTTTTTTTTTCAATATCGGTTCTTCTATAAATATGTGCCGTCTCAATACTGTTATACTACAAAATACTATTTTCTACCGCTGTAGATAAAGAAATAAGAATagtaattaaaaatgaaatagttataatgaacatttattatttccttgttattattttaatttgttaataatcataaaaaatttATTCATACATATTGTATCGTTAATTCTAAGTAAACCAATTTTTAGGTTCCTAATGTAAAATCTTGAAAATATTAAGGTTGCAAAAATATACACTTTtaattaagaatattttttgttttaattaaaGTAATCCAGTTACTGAAAATATGCTTGTCATCTATTCTGACAGGCTTTTACAAAATAAACTTAATATAGAGGCATGTATTGTAGAAATTATGAATTGCattgtaatattaaataattttaatgttaaaagttttaaatatttcgTAGAGATTTCTGTAAGTTCTAAGAGACAACATATCTAAAATACTCGCATTCATATAGTTTTAGCttcataaaatatttcttatttacatttcattttaaaatatttgatgtAGTTAATATTATAAAAAGGAATTAAAAAGAATTACTCCATCAaaaatcataaaattaatttcatatgcatataattaatgtaatatactttacacattttatattttatacttacgTATTTTGTACCTTTTTATTCTGAGGTTGTCTAATTCATTCAATCTGGAAGAAAAATGTATCAGTATTTATATAGGATAGGCAACAGATGGCTATCCGTAAATTATACACATAATTATACCTGCAATCTGAACTTACGTTTCTTTGGACTTCTTGAAGATGCTAACTCTTGTTTAGATATACTTCTTCTTTCCTTTTcactaagttgtattttattttgcatGACTTTAGAAGTTATAGGAagtactgttttatttttttcacaGACATTATCCCCTGCAATACAAATATATCTAATTAGAAGATTGTATTATAGAAAATGGAATCTCTCTAACTCattaaaaatttcttttacCGAAAGATTTAACATTTCTTGTACTACGTCTTCtctttgtattatttttatttatgctgATATTGCTAATAATTCTCTctaaatttattttttgattaatttctttattattttttatattaacttTAGGAGAACTTTTTCTTCTTATTGTTAAAGGAGTTTTGTTTTCTTTATGCTTTAATTCCTTTACATTTTCAGATCTCCTTGAAGATCTTCTTGGTGTAAATGCATTCTCTGATGTAATACTTCTGTTTCTTAGAACTCTTATATTTGGCATGTATTCATTTGCATTTTTTTCATCACTTGAACCTTTATTTGAACTGtcttcaattttatttacagCATCTTGCCTTCTCAAACTTCTTCTTGGTGATGTATTTTCATTTTGTGTTGCATTTTCTATTTTTGTAGATAGTATTTCGATTGTAcatttattttctaaatttgTTAATTCAGAATCTTGTTGAACATTATTCATATCTTTAGATTCTTCAAAACTACTGTCATCAAAAGTAAGCTTCTTTCCTAAATTCACTGGTACTTCATCAGTAGGTTCATCAAAGTCTAAGCTATCTATTCTTGTCAATGCTGCAGCTAAATAATGTTTTACTTGCATTTCTTCATTGACTGGTATTTCACCTGAACATACATGATCATTAATTTTAACTTTATGTGTCGATTTTATATGAGAATTCACTTTAGTTGAATTCTGTGATTGTTTTAATATACTTTTTCCTGGTGTTTGATCAGAATTAACATAGGATATTGAATTATCCAACAGTATTTCTGGTGTTTTACACATTTTACTTATTTTTGTAGTAGTAATAGGACtattcatttttttcttttcaattaATTGTACTCTATTTGATTGTAGTCCTTTATACTTCATAGGCATGAATTTCTTATTAGTAAAGGAGCCTTTATTCCAGGCACTATCTTTTAGTTTCTGTGATTTTTTCTCTTTCGTTTTCTTTTTGCCAACAGGCTTAACAGATAATCCTTCTTCATTTTTCCAGTTTTGCAAATGAAGTTTTTCTAACTTATCAAATCTTAAGTAACAATTTTTCACTTCCATATACATCATATCCCAAAATCCTTGTAAATCTTTACATGTGACCAACATTTCCCCCTTGCCTTTTTCACAATCAGAAACTAGACCATGAAACCTTTCAAACTTTTTACATATTAACAAATTTGTTTGTCCTATAGCATGATTGATTTGATGTTCTATATCTTTCGTTATTTTAAGATCATTTTTTATGTTTTCCCATTTCTCACATAATTCATTCAATTTATCTATTTCTTTGTTTAGAAGAAACTGAAAATATTGTGCAGTATGTTCCTCCTCTACAAcagaaacattcaaatttttcataATGGTATCTTTCGTAGGAATGTCATTGTTCACTGAATGACCAAGATTAAAACTACGTTGTAATATCTCCTTCCTAGCATTACTCTTTCCACGACTGGTAACAATATACGGAGAAAAGAACACTGGTTCACTACAAGACGAATCGGAATGTAATATAGAGGATGTATTATTGCTTGTGGAAGATAATGTTTCAGATGTATCATTACAAAACGTTTcattctcttcttcttcttctgcctTATAATTGCTAGTGTTACTCTTTttcttattattaaaattattaaataaattaaatgttTCATTGTCATCAGGAAACAGCTTTGATGACATTGCATCAATGGAATTTTCTCCTAAATTATTAATATCTTTTGTTTCATTGTTTAATGGTATATAGTTTTTACTATCAACCTTTTTTACAATAATCCTTCCAGGACCACTTTTTCTGTTTGATCTCCTTATACTTGTAGATAATGGCATAAGTTTGTTCATTTTGATAGAAGATGTACTCTTTGGAATCACTCCATTAAATAATTCTTGTGGCAACCTCTCTGAGGCCTTATATTTATAATCATCAGAAAAAATAAACTGCTTCTGTTTGGATTGTTCTTCAGTTACAGAAAAATCTGAATTTTGTACTGTATTCTTTATTggtttctttatttttaatttatttaataacctTTGCTTAGATGATCTTGTAGTTTGTTTTGTAAAAGTAGTAGATATTGCTGTTTTATTACGTTTACGTACCGTTTCATGTGCCACAACAGTTTTAAAAGCGGCTTTCTTTTTCGTTTGTTTCATCTTCCTCTTTTCATCGcgttcaattttttattttataagtaTATTCTGCGTGACCGATCTTTTACTTATGAATTAACTATCCCAGTGTGCTCTGAAATGCCCTGAAATACAGGGTGTACGACCATCAACAGGTGTTGAAAATTTTAAGGGGTAATTTTACGTGCCcaaatgaaatgaaaatgaagaatgacaaaattgtatTTGAGATTCCATTTCAATTAGTAATTGTTGAAGAGAAGCTTACATATATAAAAATACGCATTTTGTAATTTGTCTGTAAACACTTTTATGTAACATTAGTAGGATTCAGTAACCTTATTTTTTAGTACACACATGCACACAGTGTCGCGTGATCAGCTGCTATATTTTTGGCGCGAAgaatattgctttttatttaagtgagaaattaattttatatgaaatttgttaggattttacaaaatttaataaaattacaattattttaattta carries:
- the LOC143179636 gene encoding uncharacterized protein LOC143179636, with product MKQTKKKAAFKTVVAHETVRKRNKTAISTTFTKQTTRSSKQRLLNKLKIKKPIKNTVQNSDFSVTEEQSKQKQFIFSDDYKYKASERLPQELFNGVIPKSTSSIKMNKLMPLSTSIRRSNRKSGPGRIIVKKVDSKNYIPLNNETKDINNLGENSIDAMSSKLFPDDNETFNLFNNFNNKKKSNTSNYKAEEEEENETFCNDTSETLSSTSNNTSSILHSDSSCSEPVFFSPYIVTSRGKSNARKEILQRSFNLGHSVNNDIPTKDTIMKNLNVSVVEEEHTAQYFQFLLNKEIDKLNELCEKWENIKNDLKITKDIEHQINHAIGQTNLLICKKFERFHGLVSDCEKGKGEMLVTCKDLQGFWDMMYMEVKNCYLRFDKLEKLHLQNWKNEEGLSVKPVGKKKTKEKKSQKLKDSAWNKGSFTNKKFMPMKYKGLQSNRVQLIEKKKMNSPITTTKISKMCKTPEILLDNSISYVNSDQTPGKSILKQSQNSTKVNSHIKSTHKVKINDHVCSGEIPVNEEMQVKHYLAAALTRIDSLDFDEPTDEVPVNLGKKLTFDDSSFEESKDMNNVQQDSELTNLENKCTIEILSTKIENATQNENTSPRRSLRRQDAVNKIEDSSNKGSSDEKNANEYMPNIRVLRNRSITSENAFTPRRSSRRSENVKELKHKENKTPLTIRRKSSPKVNIKNNKEINQKINLERIISNISINKNNTKRRRSTRNVKSFGDNVCEKNKTVLPITSKVMQNKIQLSEKERRSISKQELASSRSPKKH